From a region of the Actinomadura luzonensis genome:
- a CDS encoding nucleotide sugar dehydrogenase — MAVIGLGYVGMPLAKEAVAAGLRVVGVDVDPRKVEALTAGRSYIDDLTDADLEHMLAHGFTATLDESVLARSNTVVICVPTPLDEDHRPDLSAVEGAAKAVARNLAKGTLVVLESTTWPGTTDELVRPLLESTGLVAGEDFHLAFSPERIDPGNPKFGLRNTPKVVGGYTATCRDRATAFYGRFIEQVVPVSGTREAEMAKLLENTYRHVNIALVNEMAIFCDELGVNLWEAIEAAATKPFGFQKFLPGPGVGGHCIPVDPSYLSYTVRKLGYPFRFVELAQEINERMPSYVVARVQRLLNRHKKPVNGAKVVMLGVTYKPDIADERETPALPVARALLELGADLSFADPYVKEWSVDGTLVPREDDLAEAVTGADVTLLLQQHAAFDLDMVEAKARLVLDTRGVLAEGERVERL, encoded by the coding sequence TTGGCTGTCATCGGCCTGGGCTACGTCGGCATGCCGCTCGCCAAGGAGGCGGTGGCCGCCGGTCTGCGGGTCGTCGGCGTGGACGTCGACCCCCGCAAGGTCGAGGCCCTCACCGCCGGACGGTCGTACATCGATGACCTGACCGACGCCGACCTCGAGCACATGCTGGCTCACGGCTTCACGGCCACCCTCGACGAGAGCGTGCTGGCCCGGAGCAACACCGTCGTCATCTGCGTGCCGACGCCGCTGGACGAGGACCACCGCCCCGACCTGTCCGCGGTCGAGGGCGCCGCCAAGGCCGTGGCCCGCAACCTCGCCAAGGGCACCCTCGTCGTGCTGGAGTCCACCACGTGGCCCGGCACCACCGACGAGCTGGTCCGCCCCCTGCTGGAGAGCACCGGCCTGGTCGCCGGCGAGGACTTCCACCTGGCCTTCTCGCCCGAGCGCATCGACCCGGGCAACCCGAAGTTCGGCCTCCGCAACACCCCGAAGGTCGTCGGCGGCTACACCGCGACCTGCCGCGACCGCGCCACGGCGTTCTACGGCCGCTTCATCGAGCAGGTCGTGCCGGTCAGCGGCACCCGCGAGGCCGAGATGGCCAAGCTGCTGGAGAACACCTACCGCCACGTGAACATCGCCCTCGTCAACGAGATGGCGATCTTCTGCGACGAGCTCGGCGTCAACCTGTGGGAGGCGATCGAGGCGGCGGCGACCAAGCCGTTCGGCTTCCAGAAGTTCCTGCCCGGGCCGGGCGTCGGCGGCCACTGCATCCCCGTCGACCCGTCCTACCTGTCGTACACCGTGCGCAAGCTCGGCTACCCGTTCCGGTTCGTGGAGCTGGCGCAGGAGATCAACGAGCGGATGCCGTCCTACGTGGTGGCGCGCGTCCAGCGGTTGCTCAACAGGCATAAGAAGCCCGTGAACGGCGCCAAAGTGGTTATGCTCGGCGTCACCTACAAACCGGATATCGCCGACGAGCGGGAGACCCCGGCGCTGCCGGTGGCGCGTGCGCTGCTGGAGCTGGGGGCCGACCTCTCGTTCGCGGACCCGTACGTCAAGGAGTGGTCGGTGGACGGCACCCTGGTGCCGCGTGAGGATGATCTGGCCGAGGCCGTGACCGGCGCGGACGTGACGCTGCTGCTCCAGCAGCACGCCGCGTTCGACCTGGACATGGTCGAGGCGAAGGCCAGGCTCGTGCTCGACACCCGCGGCGTGCTCGCCGAGGGTGAACGCGTCGAGCGGCTGTAG
- a CDS encoding DUF4434 domain-containing protein, protein MRWLFLVVGVAVLALVAAVVIVLQPAGEEKKVAAVAPTTPAKPSQTAPTPKVSEFTDRCGTFETKEKAPYAVTGYWITPKSDPCTWRTQLKEIHDVGGDTIIRIGYGLQFRTVSADGEVQTRDGELDSLYKACREDGLTCHDAAERDLMKANPDNRIGRTYVYRTDESFGPNLFRCPEMEHSVRAGKRTYFRLITQPDGSDDSTCDFSSKGASYDLILVAGSETDSLTKLLDLGDQFGMRVFPALPLAPRDPKTPIRANKKHLGTLTTLTRRILQDYGARFADRASLGGVYQPFEVQMSDTLASNPTLEVYADQHTIVEQELPGKPILISPYMDARRRVAFGQTPKQVAEAFKALAKTGVGIIAPQDSRGTGKVGLFWPDERDEEVDERLRPVVGESTYGTAYYGSTRDYYREMSLARDEMVQAGYEVQLWANVEAFEPSGERPCAPQGTRGKTDKKRLDQAVTMTGRYVQKVVSYMWSDFMTCGQPSLEKEITADWRRPVAVDAIRRSRDIQDGVEVRGYNLAGSTVSVEWSGGTRELSVPQVGWLEEDPLEELPEGMATAWVPFDWTQVPADEWVRVTVKGANGLVSSEPLHVRIAA, encoded by the coding sequence GTGCGCTGGCTGTTCCTCGTCGTGGGCGTGGCCGTGCTGGCCCTGGTGGCCGCCGTCGTCATCGTGCTGCAACCGGCCGGTGAGGAGAAGAAGGTCGCCGCGGTCGCGCCGACCACCCCGGCCAAGCCGTCGCAGACCGCTCCCACCCCGAAGGTCAGCGAGTTCACCGACCGCTGCGGCACCTTCGAGACCAAGGAGAAGGCCCCCTACGCCGTCACCGGCTACTGGATCACCCCGAAGTCGGACCCCTGCACCTGGCGCACCCAGCTCAAGGAGATCCACGACGTCGGCGGCGACACCATCATCAGGATCGGCTACGGCCTGCAGTTCCGCACCGTCTCGGCCGACGGCGAGGTGCAGACCAGGGACGGCGAGCTCGACTCCCTCTACAAGGCGTGCCGCGAGGACGGCCTCACCTGCCACGACGCCGCCGAGCGCGACCTGATGAAGGCCAACCCGGACAACCGGATCGGCCGCACCTACGTCTACCGCACCGACGAGTCGTTCGGCCCGAACCTGTTCCGCTGCCCCGAGATGGAGCACAGCGTGCGGGCCGGCAAGCGCACCTACTTCCGGCTGATCACGCAGCCCGACGGCTCCGACGACTCCACCTGCGACTTCTCCAGCAAGGGCGCCTCCTACGACCTGATCCTCGTCGCGGGCTCCGAGACCGACAGCCTGACCAAGCTCCTCGACCTCGGCGACCAGTTCGGCATGCGCGTCTTCCCCGCCCTGCCGCTGGCCCCGCGCGACCCCAAGACGCCGATCAGGGCCAACAAGAAGCACCTCGGCACGCTGACCACCCTGACCCGGCGCATCCTCCAGGACTACGGCGCCCGCTTCGCCGACCGGGCCTCCCTCGGCGGCGTCTACCAGCCGTTCGAGGTGCAGATGTCGGACACCCTGGCGAGCAACCCGACGCTGGAGGTCTACGCCGACCAGCACACCATCGTCGAGCAGGAGCTGCCGGGCAAGCCCATCCTCATCAGCCCGTACATGGACGCGCGCCGCCGGGTGGCCTTCGGCCAGACCCCGAAGCAGGTGGCCGAGGCGTTCAAGGCGCTGGCCAAGACCGGGGTCGGCATCATCGCCCCGCAGGACAGCCGCGGCACCGGCAAGGTGGGGCTGTTCTGGCCGGACGAGCGCGACGAGGAGGTGGACGAGCGGCTGCGGCCGGTCGTCGGCGAGTCCACCTACGGCACCGCGTACTACGGCTCCACCCGCGACTACTACCGCGAGATGTCGCTCGCCCGCGACGAGATGGTCCAGGCCGGCTACGAGGTGCAGCTCTGGGCCAACGTGGAGGCGTTCGAGCCGTCCGGCGAGCGGCCGTGCGCCCCGCAGGGCACCCGCGGCAAGACCGACAAGAAGCGCCTGGACCAGGCGGTCACCATGACCGGCCGGTACGTGCAGAAGGTCGTCTCCTATATGTGGAGCGACTTCATGACCTGCGGCCAGCCGTCGCTGGAGAAGGAGATCACCGCCGACTGGCGGCGGCCGGTCGCCGTGGACGCCATCCGGCGCTCGCGCGACATCCAGGACGGCGTCGAGGTGCGCGGCTACAACCTGGCGGGCTCCACGGTGTCCGTGGAGTGGTCCGGCGGCACCCGCGAGCTGTCGGTGCCCCAGGTGGGCTGGCTGGAGGAGGACCCGCTGGAGGAGCTGCCCGAGGGCATGGCGACGGCGTGGGTGCCGTTCGACTGGACCCAGGTGCCGGCCGACGAATGGGTACGGGTCACCGTCAAGGGCGCGAACGGCCTGGTCTCCAGCGAGCCGCTGCACGTCCGCATCGCGGCCTGA
- a CDS encoding NUDIX hydrolase, with amino-acid sequence MVPSVPVSVDLVVLTVRNNALSALVWRRDNPPFLRRWSLPGGFIQLDEDLPDAARRILAERAGLPGAPVHLEQLQTYGYPDRDPRQRVLSVAYLGLAPDLPASEKAHMSWQPVDALAVMAFDHRRIMLDGVERARAKLEYTSLGAAFCPAEFTVADLRRVYEIVWGRPLDPRNFHRKVTKAEGFLVETGGTTTRDGGRPAKLYRRGPAELLHPPMLRSLKE; translated from the coding sequence ATGGTCCCGAGCGTCCCGGTCAGCGTCGACCTGGTCGTGCTCACCGTGCGTAACAACGCCCTGAGCGCCCTGGTGTGGCGCCGCGACAACCCGCCGTTCCTGCGGCGCTGGTCGTTGCCGGGCGGCTTCATCCAGCTCGACGAGGACCTTCCCGACGCGGCCCGCCGCATCCTCGCCGAACGGGCCGGCCTGCCGGGCGCGCCCGTCCACCTGGAGCAGCTCCAGACCTACGGCTACCCCGACCGCGACCCGCGCCAGCGCGTGCTGAGCGTCGCCTACCTCGGCCTCGCCCCCGACCTGCCCGCCTCCGAGAAGGCCCACATGAGCTGGCAGCCGGTCGACGCCCTCGCGGTCATGGCCTTCGACCACCGCCGCATCATGCTCGACGGCGTCGAGCGGGCGCGGGCCAAGCTGGAGTACACCTCGCTCGGCGCGGCCTTCTGCCCGGCCGAGTTCACGGTCGCCGACCTGCGGCGCGTCTACGAGATCGTGTGGGGCCGCCCGCTCGACCCGCGCAACTTCCACCGCAAGGTCACCAAGGCCGAGGGCTTCCTGGTCGAGACCGGCGGCACCACCACGCGCGACGGCGGCCGGCCCGCCAAGCTCTACCGGCGCGGCCCCGCCGAGCTGCTGCACCCTCCGATGCTGCGCTCGCTCAAGGAGTAA
- a CDS encoding glycosyltransferase, whose amino-acid sequence MHVLVMTVVHNPEDARILHRQIRALVDAGHEVTYAASFTGFGVVPRPWVTGVDLPRAAQRKRVAAVWAARKVFKRMRGKVDLVLVHDPELLFAVWGVRNRPPVVWDVHEDTPATLSLKPWLPSALRPPVRFLARLLEGTAERHLHLLLAETAYAGRFKHAHPIVPNETWVPDSVTPPGDDRVVYLGWLSRARGVFEAVEVAKLLQPYRVAVELIGYADPQSRPMLNQAVTEGLLEWRDFMPNDEALKRLDGALAGLSLLHDEPNYRHSMPTKIVEYMAHGIPVITTPSPRAVELVERYDSGVVVPWQDPKAVAQAVLTLRDDVRERRAQGARGYAAARANHHWPNSAKRFVAQLEAWAGVKS is encoded by the coding sequence GTGCACGTGCTCGTCATGACGGTGGTGCATAACCCCGAGGACGCGAGGATCCTGCACCGGCAGATCCGCGCGCTCGTGGACGCCGGTCATGAGGTCACGTATGCCGCCTCCTTCACCGGCTTCGGCGTCGTCCCGCGCCCGTGGGTGACCGGCGTCGACCTGCCGCGGGCCGCCCAGCGCAAGCGGGTGGCCGCGGTGTGGGCGGCGCGCAAGGTGTTCAAGCGCATGCGCGGCAAGGTCGACCTCGTCCTCGTCCACGACCCCGAGCTGCTGTTCGCGGTGTGGGGCGTGCGCAACCGGCCGCCGGTCGTGTGGGACGTGCACGAGGACACCCCGGCCACGCTGTCGCTCAAGCCGTGGCTGCCCTCGGCCCTGCGCCCGCCGGTGCGCTTCCTGGCCCGCCTGCTCGAAGGCACCGCCGAGCGCCACCTGCACCTGCTGCTCGCCGAGACCGCGTACGCGGGCCGCTTCAAGCACGCCCACCCGATCGTGCCCAACGAGACCTGGGTGCCCGACTCCGTCACGCCGCCCGGCGACGACCGCGTCGTCTACCTCGGCTGGTTGTCGCGCGCGCGGGGCGTGTTCGAGGCGGTCGAGGTGGCCAAGCTGCTGCAGCCGTACCGGGTGGCGGTGGAGCTGATCGGCTACGCCGACCCGCAGAGCCGTCCGATGCTCAACCAGGCCGTCACCGAGGGCCTGCTGGAGTGGCGCGACTTCATGCCCAACGACGAGGCGCTGAAGCGGCTCGACGGCGCCCTCGCCGGGCTGTCGCTGCTGCACGACGAGCCCAACTACCGCCACTCGATGCCCACCAAGATCGTCGAGTACATGGCGCACGGCATCCCCGTCATCACCACCCCGTCGCCGCGCGCGGTCGAGCTGGTGGAGCGCTACGACAGCGGCGTGGTCGTGCCCTGGCAGGACCCGAAGGCGGTGGCCCAGGCCGTGCTGACGCTGCGCGACGACGTCCGGGAGCGGCGGGCGCAGGGCGCGCGCGGCTACGCGGCGGCCCGCGCCAACCACCACTGGCCCAACTCCGCCAAACGCTTCGTCGCCCAGCTCGAAGCGTGGGCGGGGGTCAAGTCATAA